From the Hymenobacter yonginensis genome, one window contains:
- the queG gene encoding tRNA epoxyqueuosine(34) reductase QueG, translating to MLPTAHYTAFVKRRAAELGFMYCGISEAGFLEEEAPRLESWLNQNMHGRMAYMANHFDKRLDPRLLVDGAKSVISLLLNYYPPEETQQPDDTLQISKYAYGRDYHFVIKDKLKTLLADMQEEIGEIGGRCFVDSAPVMDKAWAKKSGLGWVGKNANLIRPGTGSFFFIAELIVDVPLDYDGPIRDYCGTCTKCVDACPTQAITEPYVVDGSKCISYFTIELKDQIPREVDGKFGNWVFGCDICQDVCPWNRFSKPHQEPQFNPHPGLKDLTRGDWQEITHELFSELFRQSAVKRTGYAGLQRNIRFVTGDE from the coding sequence GTGCTTCCTACTGCCCACTACACTGCTTTCGTCAAGCGCCGCGCGGCGGAGTTGGGCTTTATGTACTGCGGGATTTCCGAGGCCGGGTTTCTGGAGGAAGAGGCACCGCGCCTCGAAAGCTGGCTGAACCAGAACATGCACGGCCGGATGGCCTACATGGCCAACCACTTTGACAAGCGCCTCGACCCGCGTTTGCTCGTAGACGGGGCCAAATCGGTGATTTCGCTGCTACTCAACTACTACCCGCCCGAGGAAACCCAGCAGCCCGACGACACGCTCCAGATCAGCAAATACGCCTACGGCCGCGACTATCACTTCGTCATCAAAGACAAGCTGAAGACGCTGCTGGCCGATATGCAAGAGGAAATCGGCGAAATCGGGGGACGCTGCTTTGTCGATTCGGCGCCGGTGATGGACAAGGCCTGGGCCAAGAAGAGCGGGCTGGGCTGGGTAGGTAAGAACGCCAACCTAATCCGGCCCGGTACCGGCAGCTTCTTCTTCATTGCCGAGCTGATTGTGGACGTGCCGCTGGACTACGACGGCCCCATCCGGGACTATTGTGGTACCTGCACCAAATGCGTGGATGCCTGCCCCACCCAGGCCATTACCGAGCCTTACGTGGTAGACGGCAGCAAGTGCATCAGCTACTTCACCATCGAGCTGAAAGACCAGATTCCGCGTGAGGTGGACGGCAAATTCGGCAACTGGGTGTTCGGGTGCGACATCTGCCAAGATGTGTGCCCCTGGAACCGGTTCAGCAAGCCCCACCAAGAGCCCCAGTTCAACCCGCACCCCGGCCTGAAAGACCTCACCCGCGGCGACTGGCAGGAAATCACGCACGAGCTGTTTTCGGAGCTGTTTCGGCAGTCGGCCGTGAAGCGCACCGGCTACGCGGGCCTGCAGCGCAACATCCGCTTCGTAACCGGCGACGAGTAG
- a CDS encoding ferritin-like domain-containing protein: protein MNFFHILSEIEKTDPEVFERFDSRRQVFKHLSGFGKKMTAAALPLAMGAIFNKAYGQSSSAPSVNDVLNFALKLEYLEAYFYNIGLSGDGTIGNNTTTAAQTALRAQFSTTNLSSLLKIRTDENNHVNFLRTALGNNAIAAPAVSQFDFTGGKGTNAGPFAGLFSNAALFLAVAQSLEDTGVRAYKGGAPYLASNKDILTAALNIHSVEARHASRLRTMRRGGPLNNAASGTAGAGTGASPKSWISGTDGGGASPAQTAPIYGAGSAPTYTPAGITFPAEDNVTQGATGANPGVNLQTALASLNFPAAAFSEAFDEPLDVPTVSTIARTFTITGSTLF, encoded by the coding sequence ATGAATTTCTTCCATATCCTTTCCGAAATCGAGAAAACTGATCCTGAAGTTTTCGAACGTTTCGATTCCCGCCGCCAAGTGTTCAAGCACCTGAGTGGCTTTGGCAAGAAAATGACTGCTGCCGCACTGCCACTGGCTATGGGCGCCATTTTCAACAAAGCATACGGTCAGTCATCCAGTGCCCCCAGCGTAAACGACGTGCTCAACTTCGCGTTGAAACTGGAGTATCTGGAAGCCTATTTCTACAATATCGGTCTGTCAGGCGACGGCACTATCGGCAACAACACGACTACTGCCGCGCAAACTGCTTTGCGTGCACAGTTTAGCACTACCAATTTGTCGTCGCTGCTGAAAATCCGTACCGATGAAAATAACCACGTAAACTTCTTGCGCACAGCTCTTGGCAACAATGCCATTGCTGCACCAGCCGTTTCGCAGTTCGATTTTACGGGTGGTAAAGGCACTAACGCCGGTCCGTTTGCAGGCTTGTTCAGCAATGCTGCGCTGTTCCTGGCAGTAGCTCAGTCTTTGGAAGACACCGGCGTGCGTGCCTACAAAGGCGGTGCACCCTACTTGGCTTCCAACAAAGACATTCTGACGGCTGCCCTCAACATACATTCTGTTGAAGCTCGCCATGCTTCTCGTCTGCGCACTATGCGTCGTGGTGGCCCGCTTAACAACGCTGCTTCCGGCACGGCTGGTGCCGGCACTGGTGCTTCGCCGAAAAGCTGGATTTCTGGCACCGATGGTGGCGGCGCTTCGCCAGCTCAAACGGCTCCAATCTATGGTGCTGGTTCGGCACCCACTTACACGCCTGCTGGTATTACGTTCCCAGCTGAGGATAACGTGACGCAGGGCGCTACCGGCGCCAACCCAGGTGTAAATCTGCAAACGGCGCTGGCATCGTTGAATTTCCCGGCAGCTGCTTTCTCGGAAGCCTTCGATGAGCCACTGGACGTACCAACGGTTTCGACCATTGCCCGCACGTTCACTATCACTGGTAGCACGCTGTTCTAA
- a CDS encoding ferritin-like domain-containing protein, which yields MSNNLKKGGEEADFTKPLHVPIKRRSFFMYAGATAGATALLLSGCDDDEDENNIPGMVNVGSGSVGVLNYAYALEQLEAAFYTSLRTGTYYTGLAGNSAEKQILDDLYYHEVIHREFFKAALGRDAASSKIKDNLEPDFSKINFNDRTSVLGAAKSFEDLGVAAYNGAGRFIGTDNSGLNYLVAAGKIVSVEARHAAIIRDLISEGSFIDSDVVRTGENGLEISKSPSEVVAVANTFLKDGSKLNVSGLV from the coding sequence ATGTCCAACAACCTCAAAAAAGGTGGCGAAGAGGCTGATTTCACTAAGCCGCTTCACGTTCCTATCAAGCGCCGTTCGTTCTTCATGTATGCCGGTGCCACTGCCGGTGCTACCGCCCTGCTACTCTCGGGCTGCGACGATGACGAAGATGAAAACAACATCCCCGGCATGGTGAACGTTGGTTCTGGTAGCGTGGGCGTACTGAACTATGCGTATGCTCTGGAGCAGCTTGAGGCAGCATTCTACACTTCGCTTCGTACAGGCACCTATTACACGGGCCTTGCAGGCAACAGTGCTGAAAAACAGATCCTTGACGATTTGTATTACCATGAAGTAATTCACCGCGAATTCTTCAAAGCGGCTTTGGGTCGTGACGCTGCCTCTTCTAAAATCAAAGACAACCTAGAGCCTGATTTCAGCAAGATCAACTTTAACGACCGTACTAGCGTGCTTGGCGCCGCCAAATCCTTTGAGGATCTGGGCGTAGCAGCTTACAACGGTGCTGGTCGTTTTATCGGTACCGACAACTCCGGCCTCAATTATTTGGTAGCTGCCGGCAAAATCGTATCCGTAGAGGCACGTCACGCAGCCATCATCCGCGACCTTATTTCGGAAGGCTCATTTATTGATTCCGACGTGGTGAGAACCGGTGAAAATGGCCTGGAAATATCCAAGTCGCCTTCGGAAGTAGTTGCCGTAGCTAACACTTTCCTGAAGGACGGCTCTAAGCTCAATGTTTCTGGCCTCGTGTAG
- the aroC gene encoding chorismate synthase, translating into MNSFGSLFRITTFGESHGPGIGVVIDGCPAGLAVATEDIQAALDRRRPGQSDLTTPRQEADRVEVQSGIFQGQTTGTPISLYIRNQDQASHDYSHIEHAYRPSHADYTYDQKYGRRDYRGGGRSSARETAARVAAGAVAQQFLNQHGIRVQSYVSQVGAVAVPVGYEQLDLSLIDSNPVRCPHPETAERMAELIRQTRDRHDTVGGLVTGVLTGVPAGLGEPVFDKLHSELGRAMLGINAVKGFEYGSGFAGTLLFGSEHNDPFYTDETGQVRTRTNHSGGIQGGISNGQDIYFRVAFKPVATILQPQATINDQGEAISLAGRGRHDPCVLPRAVPIVDAMSSLVLADMLLRARANRV; encoded by the coding sequence ATGAATTCTTTCGGCTCACTGTTTCGCATTACCACGTTTGGAGAATCGCACGGGCCGGGCATTGGGGTGGTGATTGACGGCTGTCCGGCCGGGCTGGCGGTGGCTACCGAAGACATTCAGGCGGCGCTGGACCGGCGCCGCCCCGGCCAGAGCGACCTGACCACTCCGCGCCAGGAAGCCGACCGGGTGGAAGTGCAGTCGGGCATTTTTCAGGGGCAGACCACGGGCACGCCCATCAGCCTCTACATCCGCAACCAGGACCAGGCCAGCCACGACTACTCGCACATCGAGCACGCCTACCGCCCTTCGCACGCCGACTACACCTACGACCAGAAGTACGGGCGGCGCGACTACCGCGGTGGCGGCCGCAGCTCGGCCCGCGAAACGGCCGCCCGCGTGGCCGCCGGGGCCGTGGCGCAGCAGTTTCTGAATCAGCACGGCATTCGGGTGCAAAGCTACGTGTCGCAGGTGGGGGCGGTGGCCGTGCCGGTGGGCTACGAGCAGCTGGACCTGAGCCTCATCGACTCCAACCCGGTGCGCTGCCCACACCCCGAAACCGCCGAGCGCATGGCCGAGCTGATCCGCCAGACCCGCGACCGGCACGACACGGTAGGCGGCCTCGTGACGGGCGTGCTGACGGGCGTGCCGGCCGGCCTCGGCGAGCCGGTGTTCGACAAGCTGCATTCCGAGCTGGGCCGGGCCATGCTGGGCATCAACGCCGTAAAGGGCTTCGAGTACGGCTCCGGCTTTGCCGGCACACTGCTGTTCGGCTCCGAGCACAACGACCCATTCTACACCGACGAAACCGGCCAAGTTCGGACCCGCACCAACCATTCGGGTGGGATTCAGGGCGGCATCAGCAACGGGCAGGACATTTACTTTAGAGTAGCTTTCAAGCCCGTAGCCACCATTCTGCAGCCCCAGGCCACCATCAACGACCAGGGCGAGGCCATCAGCCTGGCCGGCCGCGGCCGCCACGATCCCTGCGTGCTGCCCCGTGCCGTGCCCATCGTGGATGCCATGTCCAGCCTCGTGCTGGCCGACATGCTGCTGCGCGCCCGCGCCAACCGGGTGTAG
- a CDS encoding BatD family protein — translation MMRFLGWMLLVLCTIAGPQVWAQQPVRPPATTSAVRVELELGRATFPVTEYFTISFRLSGAPLERYSAFPDLEGFKKSGKSSTTTTRIVEGRTTTELTITQRYAAYAEGEYTIKPFSMTVNGQVARSAGAKLTVGQAPTATAPPPAGSAPQGIGLMDLLFGKPKPQEYVEPKDNAFLALVPDKTSVYVGEGVHVGLYFYLTPSDQGLLDFYNFPGQLPGILRQLRQRTAWEESFNEQEIVPEPVTMGGKPFLRYRLYEAEYYPLNSEPLVFGEVALQMVKYRLAKKPAEGLDNRMEGYKTYRAAARTIAVKPLPPHPLRDQVAVGSYQLREAIDRTAFRTGQAFTYTFGAEGEGNLAALNAPVVQPRTGLEVYGPDVQQELTRQAGRVGGRKVFRYRLVARQPGVLPLDSLLQLVYFDPETGRYDTLRPELRPTVRGAVRTELPFRARTDDPYYQAVLFEASNRLQPLDAYRDVRRYATYILAGLLAIAGWGWWQAKR, via the coding sequence ATGATGCGGTTTTTGGGCTGGATGCTCTTGGTGTTGTGTACTATTGCCGGTCCGCAGGTTTGGGCCCAACAGCCTGTACGTCCGCCCGCTACCACGTCAGCAGTCCGGGTGGAGCTGGAGCTGGGCCGTGCCACTTTTCCGGTGACGGAGTATTTCACCATCAGCTTCCGGCTGAGCGGGGCGCCGCTGGAGCGGTATTCGGCCTTCCCCGACTTGGAGGGATTCAAGAAAAGCGGCAAGTCCAGCACCACCACCACGCGCATCGTAGAGGGCCGCACCACCACCGAGCTGACTATCACGCAGCGCTACGCCGCCTACGCCGAGGGCGAGTACACCATTAAGCCGTTTTCGATGACCGTGAATGGGCAGGTGGCGCGCTCGGCGGGGGCAAAGCTCACAGTAGGCCAGGCCCCGACCGCCACAGCCCCGCCACCCGCCGGCAGCGCTCCGCAGGGCATTGGCCTGATGGATCTGCTGTTTGGCAAGCCCAAGCCGCAGGAGTACGTGGAGCCCAAAGACAACGCCTTTCTGGCCCTTGTGCCCGATAAAACCAGCGTGTACGTAGGCGAAGGCGTGCACGTAGGGCTTTACTTCTACCTCACCCCATCCGATCAGGGCCTGCTGGATTTCTACAACTTCCCGGGGCAGCTGCCGGGCATTCTGCGCCAGCTGCGGCAGCGCACGGCTTGGGAGGAGTCGTTCAACGAGCAGGAGATTGTGCCGGAGCCGGTGACGATGGGCGGCAAACCGTTTCTGCGCTACCGGCTCTACGAAGCCGAGTACTATCCGCTGAACAGCGAGCCGCTGGTTTTTGGGGAAGTGGCGCTGCAGATGGTGAAGTACCGCCTGGCCAAAAAGCCGGCTGAGGGCCTCGACAACCGGATGGAAGGCTACAAAACCTACCGTGCCGCCGCCCGCACCATTGCCGTGAAGCCGCTGCCGCCCCACCCGCTGCGCGACCAAGTGGCGGTGGGCAGCTACCAACTGCGCGAGGCCATCGACCGGACTGCGTTCCGGACCGGGCAGGCCTTCACCTACACGTTCGGCGCGGAAGGCGAAGGCAACCTGGCGGCTCTGAACGCGCCGGTGGTGCAGCCCCGGACCGGCCTGGAAGTGTATGGCCCCGACGTGCAGCAGGAGCTGACCCGGCAGGCTGGTCGGGTAGGAGGGCGCAAGGTGTTCCGCTACCGGCTGGTGGCGCGCCAGCCGGGTGTGCTGCCATTGGACAGCCTGCTGCAGCTGGTGTATTTCGACCCCGAAACCGGCCGCTATGATACGCTGCGGCCGGAGCTGCGCCCCACTGTGCGCGGTGCAGTCCGGACCGAGCTGCCCTTCCGCGCCCGCACCGACGACCCGTATTACCAGGCTGTGCTCTTCGAGGCCAGCAACCGCCTGCAGCCGCTGGACGCCTACCGCGACGTGCGCCGCTACGCCACCTACATCCTGGCCGGGCTGCTGGCCATAGCTGGCTGGGGCTGGTGGCAGGCTAAGAGGTGA
- a CDS encoding ferritin-like domain-containing protein — MHTPSSPARMLARRSFFRVAGAGAAASALVLAGCGKDDPEPTVAGTPTLTLGSFVTTTSSDPNITVLNYAYLLEQIEAAFYDKVVATPPADLQPGELAYLTDLRDHELIHREYLKYALGTSAYDNSLSAPLVFNFSTFTLTTRTGVWTAARQLEEIGVAAYNGAAKYLTSAEHLNALGKIVSVEARHAALAREVLQPGSFADNVGTTGLDDAKTPAQIVALIQPFVPVVISTANLPTT, encoded by the coding sequence ATGCACACTCCTTCTTCTCCGGCGCGGATGCTTGCCCGCCGCTCCTTCTTTCGCGTAGCCGGGGCCGGTGCGGCCGCGTCGGCACTGGTTCTGGCTGGCTGCGGCAAAGACGACCCCGAGCCGACCGTGGCTGGCACGCCTACCCTGACGCTGGGCAGCTTCGTGACCACCACCTCCTCCGACCCCAACATCACGGTACTAAACTATGCGTACCTGCTGGAGCAGATTGAGGCCGCCTTCTACGACAAAGTCGTGGCCACGCCGCCCGCCGATCTGCAGCCGGGCGAGCTGGCGTACCTCACCGACCTGCGCGACCATGAGCTGATCCATCGGGAGTACCTGAAGTACGCGCTGGGAACCTCGGCCTACGACAATTCGCTCTCCGCGCCGCTGGTTTTCAACTTCTCCACGTTCACGCTCACCACCCGCACCGGCGTCTGGACGGCGGCGCGGCAATTAGAGGAAATTGGGGTGGCGGCCTACAACGGCGCGGCTAAGTACCTGACCTCGGCCGAGCATCTGAACGCCCTGGGCAAGATTGTATCGGTGGAAGCCCGGCACGCCGCGCTGGCCCGCGAGGTGCTGCAGCCCGGCTCCTTTGCCGACAACGTAGGCACCACAGGCCTCGACGACGCCAAAACCCCGGCCCAGATTGTCGCCCTGATTCAGCCGTTCGTTCCGGTAGTTATTTCCACGGCAAACCTGCCGACCACCTAA
- a CDS encoding ferritin-like domain-containing protein produces MYLLKLLAELATTDTTPLEQSAPRRAALESLGRFSAKTLAAALPLGLAALPTQAGTTTILDSLTLALQLERLQEAFYARALAAPAGFFPADATIRASIVTMQRHQQQHITLLTDAITNSGGTAPARPNYDFTGSRNGTQPAFFASVFSNFDDFLRLAQLLEDAGVRAYKGQVEALISNDFILQTALQMHSTEARHAARIRIIRQKRAAVVKPWPSPADASITVAGKTDIVYSGENALEQSVPGYRPVPFRLLPIGSGANILTQGVPEAFDELLNTAQASTLLGLFTY; encoded by the coding sequence ATGTACCTCCTGAAGCTTCTGGCCGAACTGGCCACTACCGATACCACCCCGCTGGAGCAGTCGGCCCCACGCCGCGCTGCGCTGGAGAGCCTGGGCCGTTTCAGCGCCAAAACGCTGGCAGCCGCGCTACCGCTGGGCCTGGCGGCCCTGCCCACCCAGGCCGGCACCACCACCATCCTCGACTCGCTGACGCTGGCGCTGCAGCTGGAGCGCCTGCAGGAAGCCTTCTACGCGCGGGCGCTAGCCGCCCCGGCCGGCTTCTTCCCCGCCGATGCCACCATCCGCGCTTCCATCGTCACGATGCAGCGCCACCAGCAGCAGCACATCACGCTGCTCACCGATGCCATTACCAACTCGGGCGGCACAGCCCCGGCCCGGCCCAACTACGATTTCACGGGCAGCCGCAACGGCACGCAGCCAGCCTTTTTTGCCTCGGTGTTCAGCAACTTCGATGATTTTCTGCGGCTTGCGCAGCTGCTCGAAGATGCCGGCGTGCGGGCCTATAAAGGCCAGGTAGAAGCCCTGATCAGCAACGACTTTATCCTGCAGACTGCCTTGCAGATGCATTCTACTGAGGCCCGCCACGCTGCCCGCATCCGCATCATCCGGCAGAAGCGCGCGGCCGTGGTGAAGCCCTGGCCCAGCCCGGCGGATGCTTCTATTACGGTAGCAGGCAAAACCGACATCGTGTATAGCGGCGAGAATGCGCTGGAGCAATCGGTGCCCGGCTACCGGCCGGTGCCGTTCCGGCTGTTGCCCATTGGCTCCGGAGCCAACATCCTCACGCAGGGCGTACCAGAGGCCTTCGATGAGTTGCTCAACACGGCGCAAGCCAGCACTTTGCTGGGGCTATTCACCTACTAG